Proteins encoded within one genomic window of Triticum aestivum cultivar Chinese Spring chromosome 2D, IWGSC CS RefSeq v2.1, whole genome shotgun sequence:
- the LOC123048314 gene encoding bidirectional sugar transporter SWEET6b-like, translating to MPFFLSLVNFLNGCCWTGYALIKFDIYITIPNGLGTIFGLIQLILYFYYHRSTLKKGKNVELPTVLTKNAITSGNVSVTVEK from the exons ATGCCATTCTTCCTGTCTCTGGTGAACTTCCTCAACGGTTGCTGCTGGACAGGCTATGCGCTCATCAAGTTTGACATCTACATCACG ATCCCCAATGGCCTCGGTACAATCTTCGGCCTCATTCAGCTGATCCTCTACTTTTACTACCACAGATCAACCCTCAAGAAGGGCAAGAACGTCGAACTGCCCACTGTCCTCACAAAAAACGCCATTACCAGCGGCAACGTCTCCGTCACCGTTGAGAAATAA
- the LOC123055511 gene encoding pistil-specific extensin-like protein gives MAPHTAAALAGHTAASPQPLDLGCCSTPPPEALASSPAAAPPPSTEGPPPPDALPLEAPTSCPATALPPSTVALPTGGPFPHPSPSPALAARTLPLHPWPRRHLRSHAAPAPLFRPWPRDNRRRRGWPLIVPPLVNYFLYSQGFTQRGRMPAAAILDLKKLRQSYLFCTSSNELKIYGELFSNIWKILEQITTGGGHPGEHKTPGCAWAPRRALGVVPSSARLRYPSCGI, from the exons atggcg ccccacaccgccgccgccctagcTGGCCACACCGCTGCCTCGCCTCAGCCTCTCGACCTTGGCTGCTGCTCCACCCCTCCACCAGAGGCCCTAGCCTCTTCCCCGGCTGCTGCTCCGCCCCCCTCCACTGAAGGCCCCCCTCCGCCGGACGCCCTCCCGCTGGAGGCCCCGACCTCTTGCCCGGCCACTGCTCTGCCCCCCTCCACCGTCGCCCTCCCTACGGGGGGCCCTTTCCCTCACCCCTCTCCTAGCCCAGCTCTGGCCGCTCGTACTCTCCCGCTGCACCCGTGGCCGCGGCGTCATCTCCGGTCACACGCTGCGCCCGCGCCCCTCTTCCGACCCTGGCCCCG TGATAATCGACGTCGGAGAGGTTGGCCCCTGATCGTTCCTCCGCTGGTtaactacttcctctacagccaAGG gtttacacaaagagggagaatgccagcagctgcaattctggacctgaaaaagctacgtcagagttacctattctgcacatcttcaaatgagctgaaaatttacggagaattgttttcgAATATAtggaaaatactggagcaaataactaccggagggggccaccctggtgagcacaagacaccagggtgcgcctgggcccccaggcgcgccctgggggttgtgccctcctcggcccgacTACGGTACCCATCTTGTGGTATATAA